A single region of the Garra rufa chromosome 20, GarRuf1.0, whole genome shotgun sequence genome encodes:
- the LOC141294205 gene encoding uncharacterized protein encodes MQQKNRDSQATEMVCILTLFASIFLAFIVTGHSVELNHNVINVANFAMDVHNRMSSYPYAFKVVDITSDEAQLYPPARVKYMLHIQAAQTVCENHAGVNVSDCALQSNAEIMTCSFTVIAVPGNDYIPKRLLSDQCV; translated from the exons ATGCAGCAGAAAAATAGAG ATTCACAAGCTACCGAGATGGTTTGCATTCTCACTCTTTTTGCATCCATTTTCTTAGCTTTTATTGTCACAGGACACAGCGTGGAGCTAAATCACAATGTCATTAATGTGGCAAACTTTGCCATGGATGTCCATAATCGCATGAGTAGCTATCCGTACGCCTTTAAAGTGGTGGATATCACATCAGACGAAGCTCAG CTCTATCCTCCTGCACGCGTTAAATACATGCTACACATACAAGCTGCGCAGACCGTCTGCGAGAATCACGCTGGTGTGAATGTTTCCGACTGTGCTTTGCAGTCTAATGCAGAG ATCATGACCTGTTCCTTCACTGTCATTGCCGTGCCAGGAAATGATTATATCCCCAAACGCCTGCTCTCAGATCAGTGTGTCTGA